One stretch of Chryseobacterium indologenes DNA includes these proteins:
- the chrP gene encoding chryseobasin maturation metalloprotease ChrP, producing MKFEKKSLKFLEKYLNTSSPTGYEHKGQEVWMDYIRPYVDKIEVDHYGTCYGIINPEAEFKVVIEAHADEISWYVNYITDDGLIYVIRNGGSDQTIAPSKVVHIHGENGIVKGVFGWPAIHTRTNQNEPTPKIENIFIDCGATTKKEVEEMGIFVGCMITYPDEFFEMNDRYFVCRALDNRIGGFMIAEVARLLKENKKSIPFGLYITNSVQEEVGLYGADMIADTIKPNIAIVTDVTHDTTTPMIEKKKEGDQKCGAGPVVFFAPSVHHTIRELIIDTAKTKKIPYQRAAASRATGTDTDAFAHSNGGVPSALISLPLRYMHTTVEMVAKEDVANVIKLIYETVLKIKPEMKLKYH from the coding sequence ATGAAATTTGAAAAGAAATCTTTGAAATTTTTAGAGAAATATTTAAACACTTCATCTCCAACAGGATACGAACACAAAGGACAGGAAGTTTGGATGGACTACATCAGACCTTATGTAGACAAGATTGAAGTGGATCATTACGGAACATGCTATGGGATCATCAATCCGGAAGCTGAATTTAAAGTAGTGATTGAAGCTCATGCTGATGAAATCTCGTGGTATGTAAACTATATTACAGATGATGGATTGATTTATGTAATCAGAAACGGAGGTTCAGACCAAACTATTGCTCCATCAAAAGTAGTGCATATTCATGGAGAAAACGGAATTGTAAAAGGAGTATTCGGATGGCCGGCTATCCATACAAGAACCAATCAGAATGAACCTACTCCAAAAATTGAAAACATCTTTATCGACTGTGGTGCTACTACCAAAAAAGAAGTTGAAGAAATGGGAATATTTGTAGGATGCATGATTACTTACCCTGATGAGTTCTTTGAGATGAACGACAGATATTTTGTCTGCAGAGCTCTTGACAACAGAATCGGAGGTTTCATGATTGCTGAAGTGGCAAGACTTTTAAAAGAAAACAAAAAATCTATTCCATTTGGTCTTTATATTACCAATTCCGTACAGGAAGAAGTAGGGTTATATGGAGCAGATATGATTGCTGATACCATCAAACCTAATATTGCAATTGTAACAGATGTAACGCACGATACCACCACTCCAATGATCGAAAAAAAGAAAGAAGGAGACCAAAAATGTGGTGCCGGACCGGTAGTATTCTTCGCTCCGAGTGTTCATCATACCATCAGAGAATTGATTATTGACACTGCAAAAACAAAGAAAATCCCTTATCAGAGAGCCGCAGCAAGCAGAGCAACTGGAACAGACACAGATGCTTTTGCTCATTCTAATGGCGGTGTACCAAGTGCTTTAATTTCATTACCTTTGCGCTATATGCATACAACGGTAGAAATGGTGGCTAAAGAAGACGTAGCGAATGTCATTAAATTGATCTACGAAACGGTTTTAAAGATTAAACCGGAAATGAAACTGAAGTATCATTAA
- the chrA gene encoding MNIO class RiPP chryseobasin precursor ChrA — MKIPALLMASLLAVGVSAQTTKPATKAKKPVKKVKKVAPAPESPEKPKPTTPKAIVKKDTVKLSHFSCPACGMG; from the coding sequence ATGAAAATTCCAGCATTATTAATGGCAAGTTTATTAGCGGTAGGAGTTTCTGCACAAACTACAAAACCTGCTACAAAAGCTAAAAAGCCTGTAAAGAAAGTTAAAAAAGTAGCTCCGGCTCCTGAAAGTCCGGAAAAGCCCAAGCCAACTACTCCTAAAGCCATTGTTAAAAAAGATACAGTTAAACTTAGTCATTTTTCATGTCCAGCCTGTGGAATGGGATAG
- the chrH gene encoding MNIO family chryseobactin maturase, with protein sequence MKKPLLGLSMMAEPEFISAVLPLLQSNSIEVLEWSFDTFYNAQEPDWLSDLLHFYSENDRLIGHGVYYSLFDAIWNERQEVWLKKLKEEFHKRKYNHITEHFGFMNTENFHQGVPLPVSLHAKTLEIGKDRLYRLQDAVQVPVGIENLAFSFSLDDVTEQGIFLDKLTEDTDGFLILDLHNIYCQSCNFEVEIQDIIKLYPLDKVREIHLSGGSWQESVYSKSPVRRDTHDDAIPKEILSILPSVLSQCKYLEYIIVERLGHTINTEEKKIAFLDDFAQIRTLIDSSDRDQQYKAPWTKKQVEFQKNPLEDKVLHEEQTLLTKLLFNKEKPESIKNHEFQYFKTENWDPEMILTAQNIIKKWNPY encoded by the coding sequence ATGAAAAAGCCGCTGTTAGGATTATCCATGATGGCAGAACCTGAGTTTATTTCTGCTGTTTTACCTTTATTACAAAGCAATTCTATTGAAGTGCTTGAATGGTCATTTGATACATTCTACAATGCGCAAGAACCGGATTGGTTAAGTGATCTGCTTCATTTTTATTCAGAAAATGATCGATTGATTGGACATGGCGTATATTATTCATTGTTTGATGCTATATGGAACGAAAGGCAGGAGGTATGGCTTAAAAAATTAAAAGAAGAATTTCATAAAAGAAAATATAATCACATTACCGAACATTTCGGTTTTATGAATACAGAAAACTTTCATCAGGGAGTACCTTTACCAGTCTCTTTGCACGCTAAAACCTTAGAGATCGGTAAAGATCGGCTTTACAGGCTGCAAGACGCTGTACAGGTTCCTGTTGGAATAGAAAATCTTGCCTTTTCTTTTTCATTGGATGATGTGACTGAACAGGGAATATTTCTCGATAAACTTACAGAGGATACGGATGGATTCCTTATTCTTGATCTACATAATATTTATTGCCAGTCCTGTAATTTTGAGGTGGAAATACAGGATATTATTAAACTATATCCTTTGGATAAAGTCAGAGAAATTCATCTTTCAGGAGGAAGCTGGCAGGAAAGTGTATACAGTAAGAGCCCGGTAAGGAGAGATACTCATGATGATGCGATCCCTAAAGAAATTTTATCTATACTGCCTTCAGTCTTATCTCAATGTAAATATTTGGAATATATTATCGTCGAAAGGTTAGGGCACACCATTAATACAGAAGAAAAAAAGATAGCTTTTCTGGATGATTTTGCACAAATAAGAACGTTGATTGATTCATCAGACCGGGATCAGCAATATAAAGCACCCTGGACTAAAAAACAGGTAGAATTTCAGAAAAATCCTTTGGAAGATAAAGTTCTTCACGAAGAACAAACATTGCTGACAAAACTGCTATTTAATAAGGAAAAACCTGAATCTATTAAAAATCATGAATTCCAATATTTTAAAACAGAAAACTGGGATCCGGAGATGATTCTTACTGCTCAGAATATCATTAAAAAGTGGAACCCTTATTAA
- a CDS encoding DUF4294 domain-containing protein, translated as MNFSKIICLFMFFFGASVFGQKDTVVAKPLNQYPAESLKVDEFGNKYYYDEQQKVKIYEVNGEPVVVMDELVLVNKPRFNNQLDKNYYYFLNKKLYRVYPLFVTALQQYRDIQVDMNDMDNKAKRKFVRERQNMLADQYEKQLRDLTTTEGQVFAKLMNRATGKNVYEIIKELRGGFSAFWWNLKGKMADIDLKERYDPHKNRTDEFVESLLQSNWNSGYLKPYPGASDFKVKK; from the coding sequence ATGAATTTTAGTAAGATTATCTGTCTTTTTATGTTCTTTTTTGGAGCCAGCGTTTTTGGGCAGAAGGATACTGTGGTGGCAAAGCCACTGAATCAATACCCCGCTGAATCTTTAAAAGTAGATGAATTTGGCAATAAATATTATTACGACGAACAGCAGAAGGTTAAGATCTATGAAGTAAACGGAGAGCCTGTGGTAGTAATGGATGAGTTGGTTTTAGTGAATAAGCCGAGGTTTAATAATCAGTTGGATAAAAATTACTATTATTTCTTAAATAAGAAGTTGTACAGAGTATATCCGTTATTTGTAACCGCTTTACAGCAATACAGAGATATTCAGGTAGACATGAATGATATGGATAATAAAGCCAAGAGAAAGTTTGTAAGAGAAAGGCAAAATATGCTTGCTGATCAATATGAAAAACAATTGAGAGATCTTACCACTACCGAAGGCCAGGTTTTTGCAAAACTGATGAACAGAGCAACCGGGAAAAATGTATATGAAATTATTAAAGAGCTAAGAGGTGGTTTTAGTGCCTTTTGGTGGAATCTTAAAGGGAAAATGGCTGATATTGATCTGAAAGAGCGATATGATCCCCACAAAAACAGGACTGATGAATTTGTGGAATCATTACTCCAGTCTAATTGGAATTCAGGGTATTTGAAACCTTATCCAGGAGCCAGTGATTTTAAAGTAAAGAAATAA
- a CDS encoding NUDIX domain-containing protein — protein MIDKINIRVYGCVVKDKKVLTLFEEYAGEPLVKFPGGGLEYGEGTLECLHREFDEELNVKVDIVDHFYTQEDFLVSRFRENEQLLTIYYIVNIVDEKEFLILDPCIEKTEWIDIDRPDNPFPLPIDKIVFDKLKEKFL, from the coding sequence ATGATAGATAAGATCAACATTAGAGTGTATGGCTGTGTGGTAAAAGATAAAAAAGTACTCACTTTATTTGAAGAATATGCCGGCGAACCTTTAGTGAAATTTCCGGGTGGCGGATTGGAATATGGCGAAGGAACATTAGAGTGTCTGCACCGTGAATTCGATGAGGAATTGAATGTGAAAGTGGATATTGTAGACCATTTCTATACTCAAGAAGACTTTCTTGTTTCCCGTTTCAGAGAAAACGAACAACTTCTTACCATATATTATATAGTCAATATTGTTGATGAGAAGGAGTTCCTTATTTTAGATCCCTGTATTGAAAAGACGGAATGGATAGACATCGACAGACCGGATAACCCTTTCCCACTTCCTATAGATAAAATTGTATTCGATAAATTAAAAGAAAAGTTTCTCTAA
- the mnmD gene encoding tRNA (5-methylaminomethyl-2-thiouridine)(34)-methyltransferase MnmD, which yields MKREIKTTKDGSKTLFINDLNENYHSHHGALQEAEHVFIKNGLNLINDCEINILELGFGTGLNVLVTINEYLKTDKNHVINYFSLEKYPINESEVNDLAYFELFDNPEFKNIYQKIHLADWEKSVEIISGFNLKKIECDFFDLKHIDLPKINLVYFDCFGARVQPDLWEKPLFELVADKMAINGLLTTYSSKGSVRRILQELNFHVEKKQGPPGKREMINAIKL from the coding sequence TTGAAAAGAGAAATTAAGACTACAAAAGACGGAAGTAAAACACTGTTTATCAATGATTTAAATGAAAATTATCATTCACATCATGGTGCTCTCCAAGAAGCAGAACATGTGTTTATTAAAAATGGACTAAACTTAATAAATGATTGCGAAATTAATATTTTAGAACTAGGTTTTGGAACAGGTTTGAATGTTTTAGTAACAATTAATGAATATTTAAAAACTGACAAAAATCATGTCATCAATTATTTTTCGCTCGAAAAATACCCCATAAATGAATCCGAAGTTAACGATTTAGCTTATTTTGAACTTTTTGATAACCCAGAGTTTAAAAATATTTATCAGAAAATTCATCTAGCAGATTGGGAAAAGTCAGTAGAAATCATTAGTGGATTCAACCTTAAAAAGATAGAATGTGACTTTTTTGACCTTAAACACATTGATCTGCCTAAAATAAACCTTGTTTATTTCGACTGTTTTGGAGCAAGAGTGCAGCCGGATCTTTGGGAAAAACCGTTATTTGAACTGGTAGCTGACAAAATGGCTATTAACGGATTATTAACAACCTATTCTTCTAAAGGAAGCGTGAGACGAATCCTTCAGGAGCTCAACTTTCACGTAGAGAAAAAACAGGGTCCACCAGGGAAAAGAGAAATGATTAATGCCATAAAGCTATAA
- the rpe gene encoding ribulose-phosphate 3-epimerase, with protein sequence MKTKLIAPSLLSADFGNLQRDIEMLNRSQADWFHIDVMDGRFVPNISFGFPVMKTVQQHAKKFVDVHLMIVEPEKYVDEFINHGADLISVHYEACTHLHRTIHHIQSKGAKAGVVLNPSTPVLMLEDIIADVDLVLLMSVNPGFGGQKFIENTYKKIAETKDLILSNNSTALIEVDGGVNLDNASKLFEAGADVLVAGNAVFSAESPERTIELLKI encoded by the coding sequence ATGAAAACGAAGCTTATTGCTCCATCCCTTTTATCCGCAGACTTTGGGAATCTGCAAAGAGATATTGAAATGCTGAACAGATCTCAGGCAGATTGGTTCCACATTGATGTAATGGACGGCAGATTTGTTCCTAACATTTCATTTGGTTTTCCGGTGATGAAAACCGTTCAGCAGCATGCTAAAAAATTCGTGGACGTTCATTTAATGATTGTGGAGCCTGAAAAATATGTTGATGAATTCATCAACCATGGTGCTGACCTTATTTCTGTACATTATGAAGCATGTACTCATCTTCACAGAACCATTCACCACATTCAGAGTAAAGGAGCAAAAGCAGGTGTTGTTTTGAATCCATCTACACCTGTATTAATGCTTGAAGATATTATTGCAGATGTAGATCTTGTATTATTAATGAGTGTGAATCCAGGATTTGGAGGCCAGAAATTCATTGAAAATACTTATAAAAAGATTGCTGAAACAAAAGACCTTATCTTAAGCAATAACTCTACAGCACTTATTGAAGTAGATGGCGGAGTGAATCTTGACAATGCCTCTAAGCTTTTCGAAGCCGGAGCGGATGTTTTGGTTGCCGGAAATGCAGTATTTTCTGCTGAAAGCCCGGAAAGAACCATTGAACTTTTAAAAATCTAA
- a CDS encoding NUDIX domain-containing protein, with the protein MTKNFNIRTYACVIKEKAVLGLFERYRGKNLLKFPGGGLEYGEGLIDCLHQELEEELSAKIKILEHLYTQDSLIESHFEDGNQLLSIYYIAQFTHEDNFIIKEQCIEKAEWISIEKHENPFSLPSDRIAFNKLKEKFL; encoded by the coding sequence ATGACTAAAAATTTTAACATAAGAACCTATGCTTGTGTTATAAAGGAGAAAGCAGTTCTTGGTCTTTTTGAAAGATATAGGGGAAAAAACTTATTAAAGTTTCCTGGCGGGGGATTGGAATATGGAGAAGGATTAATAGACTGCCTGCACCAGGAATTGGAGGAAGAATTGAGTGCAAAAATCAAAATACTGGAACACCTCTATACTCAGGACTCTCTTATTGAATCACACTTTGAAGATGGAAATCAACTTTTATCTATCTATTATATTGCCCAATTCACCCATGAAGACAATTTTATAATCAAAGAACAATGCATTGAAAAAGCAGAATGGATCTCTATTGAAAAGCATGAGAATCCTTTTTCACTACCTTCTGATCGGATTGCGTTTAATAAATTAAAAGAAAAATTCCTGTAA
- a CDS encoding FKBP-type peptidyl-prolyl cis-trans isomerase — translation MKKLLFISAMSLLSCNRNAQTAHPPVGGVLSQKDLDVSKNRMKSLNTIERGQIQDWINGQNIKFYPTQLNYWVTADGFDRRERRADNTLISYSYELYDFDQTRIYDQPFERRDAKFGHFDELKAVENALRFIHDGEEVTLLVPSALAYGTFGDEKKIDNDIPLIIKLKAL, via the coding sequence ATGAAAAAATTACTCTTCATATCAGCCATGAGCTTGCTGAGCTGTAATAGAAATGCACAGACTGCCCACCCTCCGGTAGGCGGTGTTTTGAGCCAGAAAGATCTGGATGTTTCTAAAAACAGGATGAAAAGCCTGAATACTATTGAAAGAGGCCAGATTCAGGATTGGATCAATGGGCAAAACATAAAGTTTTACCCCACACAGCTTAATTACTGGGTAACAGCTGACGGTTTTGATCGTAGAGAAAGAAGAGCAGATAATACGCTGATTTCCTATTCTTATGAATTGTATGATTTTGACCAGACCAGGATCTATGATCAGCCTTTTGAAAGAAGAGATGCCAAATTCGGGCATTTTGATGAACTGAAAGCAGTGGAAAATGCTTTGCGTTTTATACATGATGGAGAGGAAGTGACGCTTTTGGTGCCGTCTGCTTTAGCTTATGGAACTTTTGGAGACGAAAAGAAAATAGACAACGATATACCATTAATCATAAAATTAAAAGCTTTATAA
- a CDS encoding peptidylprolyl isomerase, protein MNVDKETYEGLNDGLYANLQTTKGNMIVKFEDKKAPVTVANFIGLAEGKIDNKAKAKGVPYYDGTIFHRVIKDFMIQGGDPQGTGMGDPGYKFEDERNDLKHTGKGILSMANSGPNTNGSQFFITEVATPWLDGRHTIFGKVVKGNDVIDAIANVEKGAQDKPKTDIVLEKVSIFGKGDEYKNYDAAKTFNEGKAKIAENNKAFIAKEEAEKKKKEEEFKANQEKLVESLKAGMQKTESGLYYKITKTADGKAPKAGDNVSVHYAGKLVDGTEFDSSFKRNEPIDIPIGMGRVIKGWDEGILLLKEGETATLLIPPAMAYGERGAGGVIPPNSWLVFDVELVKVK, encoded by the coding sequence ATGAACGTAGACAAAGAAACTTACGAAGGTCTTAATGACGGACTTTATGCCAATCTTCAAACTACAAAAGGCAACATGATTGTAAAGTTTGAGGACAAGAAAGCACCAGTAACTGTAGCCAACTTTATCGGTCTTGCAGAAGGGAAAATAGACAACAAAGCTAAGGCTAAGGGAGTTCCTTACTATGATGGAACTATTTTCCACAGAGTGATCAAAGATTTCATGATCCAGGGAGGTGATCCTCAGGGAACAGGAATGGGAGATCCTGGATATAAATTCGAGGATGAGAGAAATGACCTTAAGCACACTGGAAAAGGTATTCTTTCTATGGCGAACTCTGGACCCAACACCAACGGTTCTCAGTTTTTCATTACTGAAGTAGCTACACCTTGGTTAGACGGAAGACACACGATCTTCGGAAAAGTAGTAAAAGGTAACGATGTTATTGATGCTATTGCTAACGTTGAAAAAGGAGCTCAGGATAAACCTAAAACTGATATCGTTTTAGAAAAAGTTTCTATTTTCGGTAAAGGTGACGAGTACAAAAACTACGATGCTGCTAAAACTTTCAACGAAGGAAAAGCTAAAATCGCAGAAAACAATAAAGCTTTCATTGCTAAAGAAGAAGCTGAAAAGAAGAAAAAAGAAGAAGAATTCAAAGCAAACCAGGAAAAATTAGTTGAAAGTTTAAAAGCTGGAATGCAAAAAACTGAATCAGGTCTTTACTACAAAATCACTAAAACTGCTGACGGAAAAGCTCCAAAAGCGGGTGATAATGTTTCTGTACACTATGCAGGAAAATTAGTAGACGGAACTGAATTCGATTCTTCATTCAAAAGAAATGAGCCAATCGATATTCCAATCGGAATGGGTAGAGTAATCAAAGGATGGGATGAAGGTATCCTATTGTTGAAAGAAGGTGAAACTGCTACTTTATTAATCCCGCCAGCAATGGCTTACGGAGAAAGAGGTGCAGGAGGAGTTATTCCGCCAAACTCTTGGTTAGTTTTCGATGTTGAGCTTGTAAAAGTAAAATAA
- a CDS encoding branched-chain amino acid aminotransferase → MIIQKTENSRISTFDPNNFSFGGTFIDHMIICEYENGKWGDVKLVPYGPIPFTPAMMGVNYGQACFEGMKAYKDKDGQVFLFRPEKNFERINKSAKRLAMPEVTEEMFLDGLKALVDIDRDWIPQGEGMSLYIRPLIFATEEALKARVSEKYMFAIVATPAKSYYSEPVSVKISDHYSRAANGGVGSAKAAGNYAASFYPTQLAIEEGYEQIIWTDDATHEYFEESGTMNVFVRINDTIYTPPTSEKILDGVTRDSFLQLANKRGIEVKVEPIAVKTVIEALKSGELKEVWGVGTAVVTTQFQALGYQGEKLALPRLSDEESYAAILKKDLVDLQNNLSEDPFGWRVMVDHVLETV, encoded by the coding sequence ATGATAATTCAAAAAACTGAAAACTCCAGAATTTCTACATTTGACCCTAACAATTTTTCATTTGGTGGAACTTTCATAGATCATATGATTATATGTGAGTACGAAAACGGAAAATGGGGTGATGTAAAATTAGTTCCTTACGGTCCAATACCATTTACACCCGCTATGATGGGAGTAAACTATGGGCAAGCTTGTTTTGAAGGTATGAAAGCCTATAAAGACAAAGATGGGCAGGTTTTCCTTTTCAGGCCTGAAAAGAATTTTGAACGTATCAACAAGTCAGCGAAGCGTCTTGCTATGCCTGAGGTGACTGAGGAAATGTTTTTAGACGGATTAAAAGCATTAGTAGATATCGACAGAGACTGGATCCCTCAGGGAGAAGGAATGTCTTTATATATTAGACCATTGATTTTCGCTACAGAAGAAGCTTTGAAAGCAAGAGTTTCTGAAAAATATATGTTTGCTATCGTTGCAACACCTGCCAAGAGCTATTATTCAGAGCCGGTTTCTGTAAAAATCTCTGACCATTATTCAAGAGCTGCAAACGGTGGAGTAGGTTCTGCTAAAGCAGCTGGTAACTATGCGGCTTCTTTTTACCCAACTCAATTGGCTATTGAAGAAGGATACGAACAAATCATCTGGACTGATGATGCAACTCACGAGTATTTCGAAGAGAGTGGTACTATGAATGTATTTGTAAGAATTAACGATACAATCTACACTCCACCAACATCTGAGAAAATCCTTGACGGAGTTACAAGAGACAGCTTTCTTCAATTGGCTAATAAAAGAGGAATCGAAGTAAAAGTAGAACCAATTGCTGTAAAAACAGTAATTGAGGCTTTAAAAAGTGGAGAGCTTAAAGAAGTATGGGGAGTTGGTACGGCGGTGGTAACTACTCAGTTCCAGGCTTTAGGATACCAAGGTGAGAAATTAGCACTTCCAAGATTATCAGACGAAGAAAGCTATGCTGCAATCCTTAAGAAAGATTTAGTAGATCTTCAAAACAACCTTTCTGAAGATCCATTCGGATGGAGAGTAATGGTAGATCATGTACTGGAAACAGTTTAA
- a CDS encoding alpha-L-fucosidase translates to MKNILVKPVFLGLILSAFNINAQAQTVDNSKKMEWFKNAKLGIFIHWGIYSVDGISESWSFFNNYINHENYMKQLNGFSASKYQPEQWVNLIKESGAKYAVITTKHHDGVSLWNSKAEKATTIPQNSLAKNDVLSPFVSVLKKSGLKTGLYFSLPDWSHPYYDINTRTKKRYEIKNEPKRWQDFISYYQNQLNELSTQYAPDLLWFDGDWEHTSEEWKASQTLDLLKKYNPNIIINSRLNHHGDYDTPEQGIPVVPPQNPYWELCYTMNDSWGYQPYDQKYKTSNMIVRTLADVISMGGNLLLDIGPKSDGTIPEEQIEILKNLGRWTSKHQHAIYGTTRGIPFDNYKGKSSLSTSKKSLFLYLDENKNFIKIYGLATKPISVKIIGDPSTVVKMDYSAEKTLTLNLSNAKFDKDVTVAEVTFDNPPAFLNDFKKEKRPLSEILEMKNAQEAVYDIANALNYDNNLVTHEGLTNDGLGMKIKKNPKTNIETLQWISKHAEALFETGKGLSEGHFPGMTALSKDKQTLYLFVEGTPTGPIALKGIKNDIARIRIVGDGSMLTHSIYNKLYWSDRPGIIYIDIPKERLDKQMTVIAVLLNKPVELYRENVGAIENNL, encoded by the coding sequence ATGAAAAACATTCTGGTTAAACCTGTTTTTCTTGGATTGATATTATCTGCATTCAATATCAATGCCCAGGCTCAAACAGTTGACAACAGTAAAAAAATGGAATGGTTTAAAAATGCAAAACTGGGCATTTTTATTCATTGGGGAATCTACTCTGTGGATGGCATCTCTGAATCCTGGTCATTTTTCAATAATTATATTAATCACGAAAATTACATGAAACAGCTGAATGGTTTTTCAGCTTCAAAATACCAGCCAGAGCAATGGGTAAATCTTATTAAGGAATCCGGAGCAAAATATGCTGTGATTACAACAAAACATCATGACGGAGTTTCGCTCTGGAACTCCAAAGCAGAAAAAGCAACAACTATTCCTCAAAATTCTCTGGCAAAAAACGATGTTTTAAGTCCTTTTGTTTCTGTGTTGAAAAAATCGGGATTAAAAACAGGTCTTTATTTCTCATTACCGGATTGGAGTCATCCCTATTATGATATCAATACCCGGACAAAAAAACGTTATGAAATAAAAAATGAGCCTAAACGATGGCAGGATTTTATCAGCTACTATCAAAACCAACTTAATGAACTTTCCACTCAATACGCTCCGGATCTTCTTTGGTTCGATGGAGATTGGGAACATACTTCTGAAGAATGGAAAGCTTCTCAAACACTGGATTTACTCAAGAAATACAATCCTAATATTATCATCAACTCAAGACTCAATCACCACGGGGATTATGATACCCCTGAACAGGGTATTCCGGTAGTTCCTCCACAAAATCCATACTGGGAACTTTGTTATACCATGAATGATTCCTGGGGATACCAGCCGTATGATCAAAAGTATAAAACATCCAATATGATTGTAAGAACTCTGGCAGATGTGATCAGTATGGGAGGAAATCTTTTACTTGATATCGGTCCGAAATCAGATGGTACCATTCCTGAGGAACAGATTGAGATTCTTAAAAATCTTGGACGCTGGACTTCCAAACATCAGCATGCCATCTATGGAACAACCCGAGGAATCCCTTTTGACAATTACAAAGGAAAATCATCTTTGTCGACCTCTAAAAAGTCTTTGTTTCTTTATCTTGATGAGAACAAAAACTTTATAAAGATCTATGGGTTGGCAACAAAACCTATTTCAGTAAAAATCATTGGTGATCCATCCACAGTTGTTAAAATGGATTATAGTGCTGAAAAAACACTTACCTTGAACTTGTCCAATGCAAAGTTTGACAAAGATGTTACCGTAGCAGAAGTTACATTTGATAATCCGCCTGCCTTTCTGAATGATTTTAAGAAGGAAAAGCGCCCTCTTTCTGAAATACTGGAAATGAAAAATGCTCAGGAAGCGGTGTATGATATAGCCAATGCTCTGAACTATGACAATAACTTAGTGACACACGAAGGTCTGACCAATGATGGTCTTGGTATGAAAATTAAAAAAAATCCGAAAACAAACATTGAAACCCTGCAATGGATAAGCAAACATGCAGAAGCCTTATTTGAAACTGGAAAAGGACTGTCAGAAGGACACTTCCCCGGAATGACTGCTTTATCAAAAGATAAACAGACACTTTATCTTTTTGTAGAAGGAACACCTACCGGTCCTATTGCTCTAAAAGGAATAAAAAATGATATAGCCAGAATAAGAATTGTAGGTGATGGAAGTATGCTCACTCACAGTATATATAATAAACTTTATTGGAGTGACCGGCCGGGGATTATTTACATTGACATCCCAAAAGAAAGGCTGGATAAGCAAATGACTGTTATAGCAGTATTGCTTAATAAACCTGTTGAACTGTACAGGGAAAATGTGGGAGCTATTGAAAATAACCTTTAA
- the chrI gene encoding chryseobasin maturation helper ChrI — translation MKMTTVLLLITAVLTALIAGLFYAYSCSVVLGLGKLSDAEYLKAMQNINREILNPVFFMSFMGAAVLLPVSTFFLRGEQSVFIFLLLATLAYLIGVFGVTVVGNVPMNDQLDRFDISGSTTEAIKQMRDNFENRWNFLNNIRSVFSVISITLLVCACIWHKQL, via the coding sequence ATGAAAATGACAACCGTATTATTACTCATAACAGCTGTGCTTACAGCACTTATAGCCGGACTTTTCTATGCTTATTCGTGTTCAGTAGTACTGGGATTAGGTAAATTATCTGATGCTGAATATCTGAAGGCCATGCAGAATATTAATCGAGAAATACTGAATCCTGTCTTTTTTATGAGTTTCATGGGGGCTGCCGTTCTTCTTCCTGTGTCTACTTTTTTTCTACGGGGAGAACAATCTGTCTTTATTTTTCTCTTATTAGCCACATTGGCTTATCTGATAGGTGTTTTCGGGGTTACGGTAGTAGGAAATGTCCCTATGAATGATCAACTTGATAGATTTGATATCTCAGGCTCTACAACTGAAGCTATAAAGCAGATGCGAGATAATTTCGAAAACAGATGGAATTTTCTGAACAATATAAGATCTGTTTTTTCAGTAATCAGTATAACGTTACTGGTTTGTGCCTGTATTTGGCATAAGCAACTATAG